In the genome of Triticum urartu cultivar G1812 chromosome 5, Tu2.1, whole genome shotgun sequence, one region contains:
- the LOC125510407 gene encoding cyclic nucleotide-gated ion channel 17-like gives MFGSRVQDGVEMQQRRTTNRIFPDERQDQSKMPFQAGRVDRFAANRIDPKTLEKLKLMNEGNVPWHSRILDPRSSVLLTWNRVYLVACLFALFIDPFFYYLPFVRVMDQSTGVSCVAEDQRLRNTMTVLRTLADLFYVLNIAIKFHTAYVDPKSRVLGKGELIVDLKKIQRRYVTSDLCIDILAAIPLPQVTVWLIMPGIKRSDYNIQNTTYALIILVQYVLRMYLVVPLSNQIIKAAGVVAKSAWGGAAYNLLLYMLASHITGAIYYLLSIERQITCWNQQCLAESSNASCNIGFISCENTGSRSYLEWQSKTQIFNNCDATADPPKFNYGMFSSALTKGAVSTSFQEKYFYCLWWGLLQLSSSGNPLQTSAFIVENIFAIAIGAISLILFAQLIGKMQTYLQSVSKRLEEWRLRQRDMEEWMRHHRLPPDLQERVQRFVQVKWLATRGVEEESILQALPADIRRDVQRHLCLDLVRRVPFFAEMDDQLLDAICERLVSFLCPEGTYISREGDPVSEMLFIIRGKLESSTTNGGRSNFFNSILLRPGEFAGEELLTWALLPKTNIHFPLSTRTVRSLTEVEAFALRAEDLKFVANQFRRLHSKKLQHTFRFYSHHWRTWGACFIQAAWRQHQRRKLSESLSRWESYSWWSEEHPAADKPKQEGTSRTAAEMHKFGSASRRFRADDTMIRRLQKPDEPDFSADHFD, from the exons aTGTTTGGGTCCCGGGTCCAGGATGGGGTGGAGATGCAGCAGCGGCGGACGACCAACAG GATCTTTCCCGATGAGAGGCAGGATCAATCCAAGATGCCGTTTCAAGCCGGACGGGTCGACAGATTCGCTGCCAACAGGATAGACCCAAAGACCCTCGAGAAGCTCAAATTGATGAATGAGGGCAACGTGCCATGGCACAGCCGCATCCTCGACCCCAGAAGCAGCGTGCTGCTGACATGGAACAGGGTGTACCTGGTGGCCTGTCTCTTCGCGCTCTTCATCGACCCTTTCTTCTACTACCTGCCATTTGTCAGAGTCATGGACCAAAGCACTGGTGTTTCGTGTGTTGCCGAGGACCAACGATTGAGAAATACTATGACCGTTCTGCGGACACTCGCTGACTTGTTTTATGTGCTCAACATTGCGATCAAGTTCCATACTGCATATGTAGACCCAAAGTCCAGAGTCCTAGGGAAGGGAGAGCTTATTGTGGATCTAAAGAAGATTCAAAGAAGATACGTCACATCAGATCTCTGTATAGACATACTTGCAGCCATACCACTTCCACAG GTTACTGTTTGGTTAATCATGCCTGGGATTAAACGCTCAGATTATAACATCCAAAACACTACATATGCTCTTATTATTTTGGTTCAGTATGTCTTAAGAATGTATCTCGTTGTACCTTTAAGCAATCAAATCATCAAAGCTGCCGGAGTAGTTGCAAAGTCAGCCTGGGGAGGAGCAGCATACAATCTTCTGCTCTACATGCTTGCAAGTCAT ATTACCGGGGCAATATACTATCTTCTCTCCATTGAACGGCAGATTACATGTTGGAATCAGCAGTGCCTTGCTGAGTCGAGCAATGCGTCTTGTAACATTGGGTTTATAAGTTGCGAGAATACTGGTTCGAGGAGTTATCTTGAGTGGCAAAGTAAAACGCAGATATTTAACAACTGTGATGCCACTGCTGATCCTCCAAAATTTAATTACGGAATGTTCTCGAGTGCATTGACTAAGGGTGCTGTCTCAACTTCATTCCAAGAGAAGTACTTCTATTGTCTGTGGTGGGGCTTGTTGCAACTTAG TTCAAGCGGAAATCCTCTTCAAACAAGTGCATTCATCGTAGAGAACATATTTGCTATTGCAATTGGAGCTATCAGTCTCATACTCTTTGCTCAGCTGATTGGTAAAATGCAG ACATACTTGCAGTCTGTTAGCAAAAGGCTTGAAGAGTGGAGGTTGAGGCAACGGGACATGGAGGAGTGGATGAGACATCACCGGCTCCCACCCGACCTTCAAGAACGCGTCCAGCGGTTTGTTCAAGTTAAATGGCTTGCAACGCGTGGAGTGGAAGAGGAATCCATCTTGCAAGCTTTGCCTGCTGATATACGTCGGGATGTACAGCGCCATCTTTGTTTGGATCTTGTTCGACGT GTCCCTTTCTTCGCTGAGATGGACGACCAACTCCTGGACGCCATCTGCGAGCGGCTGGTGTCGTTCCTGTGCCCGGAGGGCACATACATTTCTCGCGAGGGCGATCCTGTGAGCGAGATGCTCTTCATAATCCGCGGCAAGCTGGAGAGCTCCACGACCAACGGAGGCCGGAGCAACTTCTTCAACTCCATCCTCCTACGACCTGGTGAATTCGCCGGTGAGGAGCTGCTCACCTGGGCCCTGCTGCCAAAGACCAACATCCACTTCCCGCTCTCCACAAGGACCGTCCGGAGCCTGACGGAGGTGGAGGCCTTCGCGCTGCGTGCCGAGGACCTCAAGTTCGTGGCGAACCAGTTCCGGAGGCTCCACAGCAAGAAGCTCCAGCACACGTTCCGGTTCTACTCCCACCACTGGAGGACGTGGGGCGCCTGCTTCATCCAGGCGGCGTGGCGGCAGCACCAGCGGAGGAAGCTGTCGGAGAGCCTGAGCCGGTGGGAGTCCTACTCGTGGTggtcggaggagcacccggcCGCCGATAAGCCTAAGCAGGAGGGCACCTCGAGGACCGCCGCTGAGATGCACAAGTTTGGCTCCGCGTCCAGGAGGTTCCGCGCCGACGACACCATGATCCGCAGGCTGCAGAAGCCCGACGAGCCCGATTTCTCCGCCGACCATTTCGACTGA
- the LOC125510408 gene encoding BTB/POZ domain-containing protein At3g05675, translated as MRAAARPKIGDRATSDVVVRLRTPDSGRDEWLYCHSRVLAAGSAYFADRLSDAWPTCQILDSRYCVEVHCRDADLSSHVTALRLLYAAEPVSRFGVRGALSLLDAAAHLACARTAAACADYLESAPWDEADEEEILAAAPRLGAHRARVLARLRPADPAPATAIFLSAFRHATAAPSAASRELKSAAQEQLEYMLTEDDDAPLLAFGAGSSDAVKSQVKGCVTGLLNSFSNFTSSALMKQREAPCSGELQQDLHSFVSDIAWVCQVLGKLEMMKFLAAYWVEASSAVVAAVEAAAAECHPGPECLKTRLKVVEISAKVLEAVAFGNVVLPAEKRRHAVSVWIGFAGTTRHLVDEADRGNDDGDGDDEDGNNGDGDTEAEAASASASAAAAKIGLDGEVWQGLESAITSIVTTLPSNTQAEVLSEWLQSKHAAFPDLSEAFDAWCYRSKVARRRLSFLNSTNRAS; from the coding sequence AtgagggcggcggcgcggcccaAGATCGGCGACAGGGCGACGAGCGACGTGGTGGTGCGGCTGCGGACGCCGGACTCGGGCCGGGACGAGTGGCTCTACTGCCACTCCCGCGTGCTCGCCGCCGGGAGCGCCTACTTCGCCGACCGCCTCTCCGACGCCTGGCCGACGTGCCAGATCCTCGACTCCCGCTACTGCGTCGAGGTCCACTGCCGCGACGCCGACCTCAGCTCCCACGTCACCGCGCTCCGCCTCCTCTACGCCGCCGAGCCCGTCTCCCGCTTCGGCGTCCGCGGCGCGCTCTCCCTGCTCGACGCCGCCGCGCACCTCGCCTGcgcccgcaccgccgccgcctgcgccgacTACCTCGAGTCCGCCCCCTGGGACGAGGCCGACGAGGAGGAgatcctcgccgccgccccgcgcctcggCGCGCACCGCGCCCGCGTCCTCGCGCGCCTCCGCCCCGCCGATCCGGCCCCCGCCACCGCCATCTTCCTCTCCGCCTTCCGCCACGCGACGGCCGCGCCGTCGGCCGCCTCGCGGGAGCTCAAGTCCGCCGCCCAGGAGCAGCTGGAGTACATGCTCACCGAGGACGACGACGCGCCGCTGCTCGCCTTCGGCGCCGGCAGCAGCGACGCCGTCAAGTCTCAGGTGAAGGGCTGCGTGACAGGCCTACTGAACAGCTTCAGCAATTTCACCAGCTCCGCACTGATGAAGCAGAGGGAGGCCCCTTGCTCCGGCGAGCTTCAGCAGGATCTGCACTCCTTCGTCTCCGACATCGCCTGGGTCTGCCAGGTCCTGGGCAAGCTGGAGATGATGAAATTCCTCGCAGCCTACTGGGTGGAAGCATCGTCGGCCGTCGTCGCGGccgtcgaggcggcggcggcggagtgccACCCGGGGCCTGAATGTCTGAAGACCAGGCTGAAGGTCGTGGAGATATCCGCGAAGGTCCTGGAGGCCGTCGCGTTCGGCAACGTCGTCCTCCCGGCGGAGAAGCGGCGCCACGCCGTGAGCGTCTGGATCGGCTTCGCCGGGACAACGAGGCATCTGGTGGATGAAGCCGATCGTGGCaacgacgacggcgacggcgacgacgaggACGGTAATAATGGCGACGGAGACACTGAAGCCGAAGCTGCATCAGCATCAgcatcagcagcagcagcaaagATCGGCCTGGACGGCGAGGTGTGGCAGGGGCTGGAGTCGGCGATCACCTCGATCGTGACGACGCTGCCGTCGAACACCCAGGCCGAGGTGCTGTCGGAGTGGCTTCAGTCGAAGCACGCCGCGTTCCCGGACCTGTCGGAGGCGTTCGACGCCTGGTGCTACAGGTCCAAGGTCGCACGGAGGAGGCTGTCTTTCCTGAACAGCACCAATAGGGCGTCCTGA